The genome window CATCGACGGTGGTCTCCCCCACGTCAGCGATCCGTCCGTGCAGTCCGGAGGTCAGCTGGACGATCATGCCGGGTGTCAGCTGTGACTGGAAGTTTCTGATCTCCCCGATCTGCTTGGACTGCTTGCGCATCTGGAGCACGGGGAGACCGAGGAATACAACGACGAGGAGAGCGAGAAGAAGGATGTCCATGGTCGTCAGTCTGCCATATCCCCGGGTCGACCCCGACCGGTGGGGTGCACACTGTTCACCTGCGGTGCAGGATCAGCCCACCGGAGGTTCCAGGCCAAGATGCCGCCAGGCGGCCGGTGTCGCCACCCGGCCCCGGGAGGTACGGGCGACCATCCCGGCCCGGACCAGGTACGGTTCGCAGACCTCCTCGACCGTGGTCGGCTCCTCACCGACCGCCACGGCAAGGGTGTTGACCCCCACCGGTCCGCCACCGTGGGTACGGATCAGGCTGTCGAGAACGGCCCGGTCGAGCCGGTCCAGACCGAGGCCGTCGACATCGAAGACCAGCAGGGCCGCCCGGGCGACGTCGAGCGAGATCCGGCCGTCGGCGCGGACATCGGCGTAGTCACGCACCCGACGCAACAGTCGGTTCGCGATCCTGGGGGTACCCCGGGACCGGGACGCGATCTCCGCAGCGGCGTCACCGGCGATGTCCACTCCGAGGATGCGGGCGGCGCGGGTAATGACGTCGGTGAGGTCGGCGGTGTCGTAGAACTCCATCTGCGCGGTGAACCCGAAACGGTCCCGCAGTGGACCGGTGAGCATCCCGGCCCGGGTCGTTGCCGCGACGAGCGTGAACGGGGGCAGTTCAATGGGGATGGACGTCGCACCTGGGCCTTTGCCGACGATGACGTCGATGCGGAAGTCCTCCATCGCCATGTACAGCATCTCCTCCGCGGGCCGGGCCATGCGGTGGATCTCGTCAATGAACAGCACATCGCCTTCCATGAGGTTGGAGAGCATTGCCGCGAGATCACCGGCCCGTTCCAGGGCAGGTCCAGAGGTCATCCGCAGTGAGGTCCCGAGTTCCTGGGCGATGATCATCGCCATGGTCGTCTTCCCGAGCCCGGGTGGTCCAGCGAGCAGTACGTGATCGGGCACCACACCGCGGGTGCGGGCTCCGCCGAGAACGAGGTCGAGTTGGCCACGGACCTTGGGCTGACCGATGAACTCGCCGAGCGATTTCGGCCGCAATGACAGTTCAGCGTCCCCGTCACCGGGTTGCAGTCGGGCGGACAAGTCGGCGTTGGACGGTGCCGCCGCCGAGCTGGCACCTGCTCCACCGCCGGTACCGCCCACGTTGAATTCGGTGCGCTCGATGTCTCCCATGGTCTCCTCCTGTCCTCTTCGCCCCTACCGGGATCCGCCGAGGCGGGACAGTGCCTCCCGAAGCAGGGCCGAGGCGTCCCCGTCCGCCAGCAGTTCCTCAGTAACCAGCCCGGCAACGACATCCGCCGCCCTGTTCTCCGGGAAACCGAGACCCACGAGGGCCTCGACGACCTGCGCCCCGGTCGTCGACATGTCCGGCGCGGGGACGTCACCGTCCGTCGCCCTGTCCTCAGCGGGCGACGCCGGAGTTACCGCGGCATAGGCGTCGAGCTTGCCCTTGAGGTCCACGGCCATACGGTCGGCCAGCCGCTTACCCACCCCCGGCGCACGCTGCAGCGTCTTGACATCTCCGGCGTCAACCGCGGCGGCAATCTCGGCGGGGGTGAGCACCGACAGCAGCGCCATGGCCATCCGGGCGCCGACGCCGGAGACGGACTGCACCAGGGTGAACAGTTCCCGGCTCGCGGCATCGGCAAAAGCGTAGAGCGTCTGCGAATCTTCCCGGACCACCATCGTGGTCAGGACGCGAACCTCCTCCCCCAACGGGAGCTCGGCGAGGGTCCGAGCGGTGGCCTGGCACAGGTAACCCACGCCACCGCATTCGATGACGATATGGTCGAGCCCCTTGTCCACTACAGTGCCGTGCAGGGATGCGATCACCGTTGTCCACTCCTCTGGTTCTGTCGTGCCTGATTCTGTTGTGCCTGGTTCTCTCGTGCGACGGTCCGGGCGAGGAACGGTGCGCGCCAGCAATGGCACACCGCCAGGGCCAGGGCGTCCGCCGCATCGGCCGGCTTCGGCGCTTCGGCGAGCCCGAGGATGCGGGTGACCATACTGGTCATCTGGTTCTTATCCGCCCGACCGTTGCCGGTCAGCGCTTTCTTCACTTCACTGGGAGTGTACTGGTGCACCGGGATACCGCGACGCGCCGCGCTGAGCATGAGGACGCCGACCGCGTGCGCGGTGTTCATCACCGTGGACACGTTTCCGCGTTCGAAGACCCGCTCGACGGCGACAACGTCCGGACGATAGTCGTCCATCCAGTCCTCCACCGCCACCGACAGACGCAGCAGACGCTGTTCCAGCGGAACATCCGGCGGGGTCCGGACCACACCCACCGACACCGGAACCACGGAACGACCGTGACCCGCCTGAACCACGGACAGTCCGCACCGGGTGAGGCCGGGGTCGATCCCCATCACCCGCAGGCCCTGCAGATTCTCCACCGCGCCGACCACTTCCCTTCCCGGACCTCTGACGAGCGCCCATCATAGCACAGGTGTACGAAAAAACAGCGCGGTGAACGTCGTTGACCGGGCATGCCCCTACCACCGGGCCGGTGAGGTAGTATCGGGTCCCGATGAAACCGCAGACTCTTTACCGCATAGTCGCCGACGCTGAAGCCGTGACCTGGGCACTTCTGATCCTCGGCATGATCCTCAAGTACACCGACGTCACCGAGGTCGGGGTGACGATCGCCGGACCGCTCCACGGTCTGGCCTTCCTCACCTTCGTGACTGTCACCGCACTGGTCTGGGTGAACAACCGCTGGTCCGCCGCACGTGGACTGACCGGTCTCGCCAGCTCCGTTATCCCGTTCTGCACGATCCCCTTCGAGCGCAACTGCTACCGCACCGGCCATCTGGACGGCAGTTGGCGCGAGGACAATCCCGTTCTTGCCCCGGTCACCAGGAATCCGAAGGCCACCACAGGTGTGCTGGCCGGCGTGATCATCGTGGTCTTCGCGGTGCTCATGCTCATCGGCGGTCCCTTCGGCTGAGACCGACCCGCCCGGACCCCGTCCCGGGCGGTCCCCCTTAACCCCGACTAGTCCTCGTCGAGTTCTGCGAGAACCTCGTCGGAGACGTCCATGTTGGTGAAGACATCCTGGACATCATCGGATTCCTCCAGGGCGTCGATGAGACGGAAGATCTTCTTCGCCCCGTCGGCGTCCAGCGGAACCTCGACATCGGCCCGGTAGTCCGGATCGGCGGAATCGTACCCGATCTCGGCCTCGTCGAGGGCACTGCGCACCTTGGTGAGGTCGGACAGGTCCGAGACTACTTCGAACTTCTCGCCGAGGTCGTTGACCTCTTCGGCACCGGCATCGAGTACGGCCATGAGGACGTCGTCCTCGATGTTGTCCCCCTTATCGAGGATGACGACGCCCTTGCGGTGGAACAGGTAGGACACCGAGCCGGCGTCCGCCATGTTCCCGCCATTCTTGTTCATCGCGGTGCGCACGTCAGTGGTGGCTCGGTTCCGGTTGTCGGTGAGGCACTCGATGAGCACGGCGACGCCGTTGGGACCGTAGCCTTCGTAGACGATGGTCTCCCAGTCCGCACCACCGGCCTCTTCACCGGAGCCGCGCTTGCGGGCACGCTCGATGTTGTCGTTGGGGACCGAGGCCTTCTTGGCCTTCTTGATCATGTCGTCGAGCGTCGGATTGGCTGCCGGATCACCGCCACCGGTACGGGCGGCGACCTCGATGTTCTTGATCAGCTTCGCGAACTCTTTACCACGCTTGGCGTCGTTTGCAGCCTTCTTGTGCTTGGTCGTCGCCCATTTGGAGTGGCCGCTCATCGGATACCTGTTCTTCCTGTGTCGGTTCTTGTCGCCACCATAGTAGTCCACCAGGAGGCCGCCACGGCGCCCCGCTCCCCCGGCAGCCCCGACGATGGGGCAGCCTTCTGCGGTGGACTGCTCTACAACGAGGCGAGGAACAGCCGGTGCATCCGGTCGTCCCCGGTGAGTTCCGGATGGAAGGAGATCCCCAGGACCCGGCCCTGCCGCACCGCGACGACCGCCCCATCGGACGCTCCCGCCGTTGGGTCAGTGACCCGAGCGAGGACCTCCACGCCTGAACCGACCCGTTCGACCCGCGGTGCCCGGATGAAGACCGCGTGTACCGGTCCGGATTCCGGGTCGTCATCCGCCCCGGTGACACCGGCGACGGTGAGGTCGGTCTCGAAGGAATCCACCTGGCGTCCGAAGGCGTTACGACGGACCGAGACAT of Corynebacterium terpenotabidum Y-11 contains these proteins:
- the ruvB gene encoding Holliday junction branch migration DNA helicase RuvB; protein product: MGDIERTEFNVGGTGGGAGASSAAAPSNADLSARLQPGDGDAELSLRPKSLGEFIGQPKVRGQLDLVLGGARTRGVVPDHVLLAGPPGLGKTTMAMIIAQELGTSLRMTSGPALERAGDLAAMLSNLMEGDVLFIDEIHRMARPAEEMLYMAMEDFRIDVIVGKGPGATSIPIELPPFTLVAATTRAGMLTGPLRDRFGFTAQMEFYDTADLTDVITRAARILGVDIAGDAAAEIASRSRGTPRIANRLLRRVRDYADVRADGRISLDVARAALLVFDVDGLGLDRLDRAVLDSLIRTHGGGPVGVNTLAVAVGEEPTTVEEVCEPYLVRAGMVARTSRGRVATPAAWRHLGLEPPVG
- the ruvA gene encoding Holliday junction branch migration protein RuvA, with translation MIASLHGTVVDKGLDHIVIECGGVGYLCQATARTLAELPLGEEVRVLTTMVVREDSQTLYAFADAASRELFTLVQSVSGVGARMAMALLSVLTPAEIAAAVDAGDVKTLQRAPGVGKRLADRMAVDLKGKLDAYAAVTPASPAEDRATDGDVPAPDMSTTGAQVVEALVGLGFPENRAADVVAGLVTEELLADGDASALLREALSRLGGSR
- the ruvC gene encoding crossover junction endodeoxyribonuclease RuvC, whose translation is MGIDPGLTRCGLSVVQAGHGRSVVPVSVGVVRTPPDVPLEQRLLRLSVAVEDWMDDYRPDVVAVERVFERGNVSTVMNTAHAVGVLMLSAARRGIPVHQYTPSEVKKALTGNGRADKNQMTSMVTRILGLAEAPKPADAADALALAVCHCWRAPFLARTVARENQAQQNQARQNQRSGQR
- a CDS encoding DUF3817 domain-containing protein; amino-acid sequence: MKPQTLYRIVADAEAVTWALLILGMILKYTDVTEVGVTIAGPLHGLAFLTFVTVTALVWVNNRWSAARGLTGLASSVIPFCTIPFERNCYRTGHLDGSWREDNPVLAPVTRNPKATTGVLAGVIIVVFAVLMLIGGPFG
- a CDS encoding YebC/PmpR family DNA-binding transcriptional regulator; this encodes MSGHSKWATTKHKKAANDAKRGKEFAKLIKNIEVAARTGGGDPAANPTLDDMIKKAKKASVPNDNIERARKRGSGEEAGGADWETIVYEGYGPNGVAVLIECLTDNRNRATTDVRTAMNKNGGNMADAGSVSYLFHRKGVVILDKGDNIEDDVLMAVLDAGAEEVNDLGEKFEVVSDLSDLTKVRSALDEAEIGYDSADPDYRADVEVPLDADGAKKIFRLIDALEESDDVQDVFTNMDVSDEVLAELDED
- the pdxT gene encoding pyridoxal 5'-phosphate synthase glutaminase subunit PdxT — encoded protein: MTAPLIGVLALQGGVVEHQHTLERLGVTTRQVRRRSQLEGLDGLVLPGGESTTMSKLLDLGGMLGPLRGLLAEGMPAFGTCAGLILLGSEILDTRADAHCLCALDVSVRRNAFGRQVDSFETDLTVAGVTGADDDPESGPVHAVFIRAPRVERVGSGVEVLARVTDPTAGASDGAVVAVRQGRVLGISFHPELTGDDRMHRLFLASL